From a single Macrobrachium rosenbergii isolate ZJJX-2024 chromosome 7, ASM4041242v1, whole genome shotgun sequence genomic region:
- the LOC136840409 gene encoding uncharacterized protein, translating to MRRHLSPNSSSSSSYSSSSSSSSSSYPSFSSSFSSSSSSCFSPSSPQHLICLPTPPPPPFPPAPLPPLPPPLFFLLLFHLLLPLLLPFFLLLFLRKSPNSSSSSFSSCHFPPSSSTSFLLLTTTPFPSLPPPLNPPRPQHLSLNSFSSSSLSSCSSSSPSSSSLLPSALPPPPPPPAKPF from the exons CATTTGTctcccaactcctcctcctcctcctcctactcttcttcctcctcctcctcctcctcctcctacccttctttctcctcctccttctcttcgtcatcctcctcctgcttctcccCCTCTTCACCTCAGCATtt gatTTGTctcccaactcctcctcctcctccttttcctcctgctcctcttcctccccttcctccacctctcttcttccttctgctcttccacctccttctccctctcctcctccccttcttcctcctcctcttcctcaggaAGTctcccaactcctcctcctcctccttttcctcctgccACTTTCCTCCCTCATCATCCacctcatttcttcttcttacaaCGACGCcttttccctctcttcctcctccccttaaTCCTCCTCGTCCTCAGCATTTGTCTCTcaactccttctcctcctcctccctttcctcctgctcctcttcctccccttcctcctcctctcttcttccttctgctcttcctcctcctcctcctcctcctgctaagCCATTCTGA